The Maridesulfovibrio ferrireducens genome contains a region encoding:
- a CDS encoding zinc-ribbon domain-containing protein gives MITCTRCGKKNEDSSPTCRQCGHKLQSGFARFNGASLSSKKNRDSLNISFENSDIYAKHGEAWIYALFLLAAVVFFTYQQVYWPLYILTPAVAILAWFRKI, from the coding sequence ATGATCACCTGCACCAGATGTGGAAAAAAAAATGAAGATAGCTCCCCAACCTGTAGACAATGCGGGCATAAGCTGCAGTCAGGTTTTGCGAGATTTAACGGAGCATCATTATCCTCTAAAAAAAATAGAGATAGCCTTAATATCTCATTCGAAAATTCAGACATTTATGCCAAGCATGGCGAAGCATGGATTTATGCCCTTTTTCTTTTGGCAGCTGTCGTTTTTTTCACCTACCAGCAGGTTTACTGGCCCTTGTATATACTTACTCCGGCAGTTGCTATTCTGGCTTGGTTTCGGAAGATTTAA